A genomic stretch from Calditrichota bacterium includes:
- a CDS encoding YIP1 family protein produces the protein MDEQSYVEGKPATAEEGGSFFQKWFDLYMNPQRSFESIDQKPDWLLPMLTLAVISAVVMIFMMPIMQQFQIERLMDLRGISRDQAEEILQKAWKIQQFTTPVFVLIGTFIVEFVVAFFFYLVGTVFMGGNASYVKVLSLWAYTSLAVGIVGLAVRAPIMFAKKTMMVQTSLAAFLSTDAKGSLLYKIFGKLDVFVIWQLILAVIGFTVIYKFDSKKSATIIFGLYILWIIVSVLFQSVIKTPGMGA, from the coding sequence ATGGATGAACAATCTTATGTTGAAGGAAAACCCGCAACTGCGGAAGAAGGCGGCAGTTTTTTTCAGAAGTGGTTTGATTTGTACATGAATCCGCAGCGTTCCTTTGAAAGCATCGATCAAAAGCCGGACTGGCTTCTTCCAATGCTGACACTGGCTGTTATCAGTGCCGTCGTGATGATTTTTATGATGCCCATTATGCAGCAATTTCAGATTGAACGCCTGATGGACCTTCGGGGTATTTCCCGGGATCAGGCGGAAGAAATTCTCCAGAAGGCCTGGAAAATTCAACAGTTTACAACGCCGGTATTTGTTTTGATCGGTACATTTATCGTTGAATTTGTGGTTGCATTCTTCTTTTATCTTGTGGGAACCGTGTTTATGGGAGGAAACGCTTCGTACGTGAAAGTGCTGTCTCTCTGGGCTTACACCTCTCTGGCGGTTGGAATTGTTGGTCTGGCTGTCCGGGCGCCGATTATGTTTGCCAAAAAAACGATGATGGTTCAAACCAGTCTGGCTGCTTTTCTCTCGACTGACGCCAAAGGCTCGCTTCTCTACAAGATTTTTGGGAAACTGGATGTTTTTGTGATCTGGCAACTGATTCTTGCCGTGATTGGATTTACCGTGATTTATAAATTTGATTCGAAAAAATCGGCAACGATTATTTTCGGATTGTACATCCTTTGGATCATTGTTTCTGTTTTATTTCAATCGGTGATTAAGACACCCGG